The DNA region TAAATTTCATATCGCCAAAAAGTCCCGTATCACCCATGTGCCAAATTTTTAAGCCATTCTCAAGCTCAATGATGTAACCCATCGCCTCGCCTGCTGGGTGAGACTCCATCTTTTCAGTTGCTGGATTTTTCCATACCAGCAAGGAGGAGTGCTCAGCCTGTACTGCTGTAACCTTGATGCCAGGCAATGGTGTAACACGGCCAGTTTTGTTGAAGCGATGACCAAGATCGGCAGGCAATATTCCCAAAGTAATTAACGGGGTCACCATATCTGCAGGTCCATATAACTTGGTGTTATTCATTTTTGCAAGCGCAGGTGCATCGCCAATATGGTCGACGTGGGCATGCGTTACCAATAACAAATCAATTGGGCCGATAGCATTCAAATCGTTCTTATAAATAGCGGGGGTTTTAGGACCGCCAGTAATCCATGGGTCGATCAAGATTGTCTTGCCGCCCGAAGTTTTGATGCGAAATCCAGCCTGCCCTAACCACAGAACTTCGGCTGCGGGCTGCATACCAGATTTACCAGGCGCTTGAGCTTGGGCAGATACTGGGGAAGCCAGTAAGAATGCAGTAGCAATCCCAGCTAGAAAAGAGTCCAACAAAATATATTTACGCATTACTGCCTCCGAGTTTTTACGATTTATCTTATGAAACTATAGCCGAGAAAGTGGAATTGGTTTTGGGAACTGAGTTTATATGGCACTGCATCAATTTATAGATATTGCATGTCTCCAATAAAAAACCCCGCCGTAGCGGGGTTCTCATGACTCAGCATTTCTTTTATGGGGTAATGACGATCGCGCCCGAAACTTTTCTACCTTCTGCAGCTTTATGAGCATCAACTGCCTGCTCAAGCTTAAACTTGGCGCCAATCTGCACTTTCACACGGCCTTGAGCAATCGCATCAAATACTGCGCGAGCATTTTCCTGAAGCAACTCGGGAGTAGCGTTGTGCGGGAATACGGAAGGCCTTGTTAAGAAGAGGCAACCCTTCTTATTGAGAATCTCCGGCTGAATCTCTGGAGCAGGTCCAGAGGCGGCACCAAACAAAGCCACCATGCCAAATGGTGCAGCACAATCGAGTGAGCCCAAGAAAGTAGTCTTAGCAACTGAGTCATACACTACATTTGCTTTACGGCCGCCTGTTGCCTTCATAAACTCTTCGACCCAATTTGGTTTTGAGTAGTCCACCACAGCATCACAGCCTGCTTCTTTTGCAGCGGCAAACTTGGCTTCAGACCCTACTGTGCCCACTACAAAGGCACCCAAAGATTTTGCCCATCCCGATAGGATTTGGCCTACACCACCAGCAGCAGCGTGAACTAAGACGACGTCTCCAGACTTTACCTTGTAGGTTTTTTGAACCAAGTACTGGGCAGTCATTGCTTTGAAAAACACAGCAGCAACAACTTCATCAGATACATTATCTGGTACTGAAACCAATTTATCGACTGCAACATTGCGCGCACTGGCATAAGCACCGATACCGGCGTTCATGTACGTCACACGATCGCCTATCTTGAATCGAGTAACACCCTCACCAAGCGCCTCAACAACACCGACCGCCTCGTGACCTAAACCCGTTGGTAGTTCCAAGGGATAAACACCAGAGCGCTGGTACACATCAATAAAGTTAAAACCAATAGCGGTTTGACGAAGTTGCACTTCACCTTTACCTGGAGCCGGAAGCTCTTTATCGATTAATTGAATCACATCGGCATTGCCGAGTTCTGAAAGACTAACAATTCGAGCAGTTGTCACAAGTCACCTTATTATTTTTATAAAAAAATTATCTTACTGCAAGCGTGGAGGAGACGGCCTCTTCCTCCTCAACGATAGCCCAGGTACTATCCCCAAGCTTTTTGACTGCCATCGAGTAGGTCCAAGCATCAGGAATGCCGCAACTCCATTGATCAGGCCCATTTTGAATCAATACATTAGTGCCAATACGGCTATCAAAGTAGAGATGGTAGGTTTTTCCATGGAGGGGGTTAAAACTAAATTTGGCACTATGGACCATTTCTGTGGCATCCAAACGAGCCTGAAGAGAGCGTGCCTGCTTCATCAATACTTCAGCCTGCTCCATGATACGATCGTATTCTAGCTTGGCGTTTTGGCGGGCGACATTGACCGCCTTATCTTTTTCTTCTAAGACCTTAATCGGTGCAAATACAGGCGCACCCACTTCCATGGGATATTCAATGCCAGCATGCCGTGCTGGATCAGTATCTTCAATTCTCATAACTTTTTAACCTGCTGATTTATATGGTGAAAGTGTGACACAAATTCACAAAATGCGTTTTTTCCAGCTATAAATAAGGCAAGACTCTTACAGGGAGTTTAAATCCCCTAAAAGGCCTTTGGCATGAAGTTGGATGGCCTGCTGATCTTCTTCACTAATTCGGGATAGATTGGCTGTCATCAGGCGGGTACGGGGGCTTGCCTCAAATTGGGTGCGATGCTTGATAAGGAAGTTCCAATAAAGGGTAGTCATCGGGCAGGCACCCTCTCCAAATCGAATATCGGGCTTGTATTGGCAGGAGCCGCAATAGTTACTCATTCTCTTAATATAGGCGCCACTGGCAATATAAGGTTTGCTAGTAAAGCGGCCGCCACTGGCAAATAAGGCCATGCCCGCTGTATTGGGTAACTCTACCCATTCAATCGCATCAACATAAACCGCCAAATACCAATCACAAACCTCTTTTGGCAAGATTTCTGCGAGCAATGCAAAGTTGCCTGTCACCATCAGGCGTTGAATATGGTGGGCATATCCATACTCCAGCGTTTGGCCTATTGCTTGCTGCATACACTTCATCTTGGTGTTGCCAGTCCAATACCAGGAAGGCAATGCATTCTGGTGATCGTAAAAATTATCAAGCGCCATTTGCGGCATATCAAGGTAGTACATGCCCCGTACAAATTCTCGCCAACCTAGGATTTGACGAATAAATCCCTCTACCGTAGCAAGATCTAAATCGTCTTTCTTCCATGCCTTGAGGACAGCAGCAATCACCTCTCTGGGATTGAGCAACTTTAAATTCATTGAACTGGAGAGTAAGGAGTGCCAACCAAAAGGTGTATCCGTCCACATCGCATCTTCATGAATACCAAAGGTCACTAAGCGATGCTCTACAAACCCTTTAAGTGCCTGCAAAGCCTGTGCGCGTGTGACTGGCCACTGAAAGTGCTCCAGGGATCCAGGATGTTTGGGAAATTTTTTCTCAACCAGTGCAATTACTTCTTGAGTAATGTCATCGGGCTCAAATAACTCCGGCGGCGGAATTAAGCCAGGTCCTTTTTTTGGAAACGGCTTACGATTATCTCGATCAAAGTTCCACTGCCCACCCTCAGGATTACCCTCTTTATTAACCAAGATGTTGTGGGTCTTACGCATCAGTCGGTAGAAATACTCCAAACGCAATTCTTTCTTACCAGCAACCCAATTTTCAAACTCATGACGTGAACAATAAAAATGGGGATCTTCTTGCAGTTCTAAATCGATGTTTAATTCAGATGCCAAATTCTCTATTTCGCACTTGAGTCGATACTCTCCAGGCTCAAGACATACCAAGTGTGTAAATTTTTTCTTGGTAATTATTTCTCGTAGCGTATCGCCAATTGACTGCGGAGACTGCTCAATATAGATTAGTGGCAAACTCCGCTCTTTTAGTTGCTCGGCAAAATGCCGCATCGCCGATAAGAACAAAACGATTTTGGCCTTATGCGACCAAACATACTGAGCCTCATCGATAGACTCAATCATGACGACTTGCTCAGTCTTAGGATTCAGGTTTTTTAATATCGGGCTATCGATATCAAGCTGGTCACCCAGAATGAGAACAAGCTTTTTCAATTCTAATCTTTCGAAGAGATACTAAATACTGGGTATAAAGCGCGCAACATCAGAGGACTACTTAGCGCTTGTAAAAACTGAGAGTCACTTCACCCAGATTGATACCAAATTTGCTCATTTGCGCCTTATTAATCATTACCTTAGGTGTGACTAAATACATCCAGTCATTAAATTGCACATGGTAGATGGAATTGTCTACAGGCAGCGCCAATGTGTAAGCCCAGTTCAATGCATTGCCAGCAGATTCTCCCAAAGCTTCGCCGATGACATCATCTGCAGTACCAATGTATTTGCCTGGAGCCGTTTCAACCAAAGTCCAAATGCGCTTTTGCTTCGTGCCATCGGAATACTCAAAGCTCTCATCCAAAATACCCGTCTTTTTACCATTCACAACTGACCATTTAGCAACCAATAAAACGGAGAAGCGTTTTTTAACTTCACCACTACGATCGGTAAAGATGCCATACGCATCAATCGTGCCGTTGAAGTATTCACTTAGATCAAGCTTGGGTGTCTCTTGTGCATATTGATTGACTGAAGGTGAGGAGCAACCTAATAGGCCAAATGCAATCAAATAAATAGCTAGATACTTTTTAACGAAATAGATCTTAGACATTAGCAGGCTCCAGTGATTAGTGGGGGTGGGCATCCATTGCCCAGTAATTCAGATCTCAACTTGGGTACGCTCGTTTTGGAATCAAGCCAAATCCCGAAAAATGCCTTTGAAAAATCTGCCCCCGGAAATTGGGCAATTTTCTTGCCGTCATAAAAAAAGGTGGTGCCTTGTTTTGGTGAGTAGACTCCAGTGAGTGTTTGTCCAGGCTCTATATTGGGCAAAACTGCAGCAAGCTCTTTTCCCCAAATGGCGGACTGCGCTTCAGATACACCAATGCTCTTCATTTCATCAGCAGTACGGCTTGCAATGGCCGCCCCAGAAAATGATTTTTGATATTTAATATCCAAGGCAAATTCTGCAGAATCCTTGCCCGCAGGGCGATATAGAGTTGCGTCGTAAACATGAAAACCCCAAAAGTTTAGGCGACCAGTACCCTGAGGCTGCACTTGATTAATGACGTTCTCAATGTGCGCCAAGCTCTTGGCCGATACAGGACTACTCAGCAGGGCCAAAGACAGCCATAGGACGGCACTACCTTGTGAAATTATTTTCATCATCGCCCCTTTATTTATGTTTACGAGTTGCATTCACCAACCATAAAGCAGATGGTCCAAATAGACCTGAAATGGTATGTCGGTTCTTAGCAAAAAAACGATACGCCATGGTCAATATAGGGCGCAGGCTTGGTCGAGAAAACAACCAAGCCAACTTCGGTAAATTCGCTCTCGCATACGCGGCCGAGAAAACATCTACACCATTAATCAACTCACCATCGTCATACTGAGCGTACATCGAATCTAAGGCCTGTTGGCAAGATACACCGACCTTATCAGCGCTGTAATGATTTGAGTTGACATCTACAAAGCTGAGTAAACCTGCTTGATTACGGCCAGACAAAAACAGAATCTCTGCCTGACATAGAGGACAAAGGCCATCGTAGAACATGGTGAGTTTCTTCATGACTGTTACTTCTGCTTGTACTGCATCGAGCAATAGGCACGGGTTACCAACTTACTTCTTAAAGCAACATGCTTAGTTGCCCTACCGGTTACCCGCTGACGCCATAAATTGAATGAGCCTCTCTTGAGCTCTTTGCGCATCAGCGCAATCACTTGAGGCTCGGATAGTCCAAAATGTTGCTCAATAGCATCAAATGGTGTGCGATCTTCCCATGCCATCTCGATCACCCGTGAGAGATCGGCAGCGGAGA from Polynucleobacter sp. AP-Elch-400A-B2 includes:
- a CDS encoding TIGR03643 family protein, whose protein sequence is MGTKITQALSAADLSRVIEMAWEDRTPFDAIEQHFGLSEPQVIALMRKELKRGSFNLWRQRVTGRATKHVALRSKLVTRAYCSMQYKQK
- a CDS encoding chalcone isomerase family protein, whose protein sequence is MMKIISQGSAVLWLSLALLSSPVSAKSLAHIENVINQVQPQGTGRLNFWGFHVYDATLYRPAGKDSAEFALDIKYQKSFSGAAIASRTADEMKSIGVSEAQSAIWGKELAAVLPNIEPGQTLTGVYSPKQGTTFFYDGKKIAQFPGADFSKAFFGIWLDSKTSVPKLRSELLGNGCPPPLITGAC
- a CDS encoding metal-dependent hydrolase gives rise to the protein MRKYILLDSFLAGIATAFLLASPVSAQAQAPGKSGMQPAAEVLWLGQAGFRIKTSGGKTILIDPWITGGPKTPAIYKNDLNAIGPIDLLLVTHAHVDHIGDAPALAKMNNTKLYGPADMVTPLITLGILPADLGHRFNKTGRVTPLPGIKVTAVQAEHSSLLVWKNPATEKMESHPAGEAMGYIIELENGLKIWHMGDTGLFGDMKFIGEHYKPDLVMIPIGGNFTMAPDDAAYALRTWVKPKMVIPMHYNSNPLTKGTLAEFQEAMKGSAIKIIPMTEGQTVQF
- a CDS encoding cryptochrome/photolyase family protein; this encodes MKKLVLILGDQLDIDSPILKNLNPKTEQVVMIESIDEAQYVWSHKAKIVLFLSAMRHFAEQLKERSLPLIYIEQSPQSIGDTLREIITKKKFTHLVCLEPGEYRLKCEIENLASELNIDLELQEDPHFYCSRHEFENWVAGKKELRLEYFYRLMRKTHNILVNKEGNPEGGQWNFDRDNRKPFPKKGPGLIPPPELFEPDDITQEVIALVEKKFPKHPGSLEHFQWPVTRAQALQALKGFVEHRLVTFGIHEDAMWTDTPFGWHSLLSSSMNLKLLNPREVIAAVLKAWKKDDLDLATVEGFIRQILGWREFVRGMYYLDMPQMALDNFYDHQNALPSWYWTGNTKMKCMQQAIGQTLEYGYAHHIQRLMVTGNFALLAEILPKEVCDWYLAVYVDAIEWVELPNTAGMALFASGGRFTSKPYIASGAYIKRMSNYCGSCQYKPDIRFGEGACPMTTLYWNFLIKHRTQFEASPRTRLMTANLSRISEEDQQAIQLHAKGLLGDLNSL
- a CDS encoding thiol-disulfide oxidoreductase DCC family protein, whose product is MKKLTMFYDGLCPLCQAEILFLSGRNQAGLLSFVDVNSNHYSADKVGVSCQQALDSMYAQYDDGELINGVDVFSAAYARANLPKLAWLFSRPSLRPILTMAYRFFAKNRHTISGLFGPSALWLVNATRKHK
- a CDS encoding quinone oxidoreductase, which produces MTTARIVSLSELGNADVIQLIDKELPAPGKGEVQLRQTAIGFNFIDVYQRSGVYPLELPTGLGHEAVGVVEALGEGVTRFKIGDRVTYMNAGIGAYASARNVAVDKLVSVPDNVSDEVVAAVFFKAMTAQYLVQKTYKVKSGDVVLVHAAAGGVGQILSGWAKSLGAFVVGTVGSEAKFAAAKEAGCDAVVDYSKPNWVEEFMKATGGRKANVVYDSVAKTTFLGSLDCAAPFGMVALFGAASGPAPEIQPEILNKKGCLFLTRPSVFPHNATPELLQENARAVFDAIAQGRVKVQIGAKFKLEQAVDAHKAAEGRKVSGAIVITP
- a CDS encoding DUF2452 domain-containing protein — its product is MRIEDTDPARHAGIEYPMEVGAPVFAPIKVLEEKDKAVNVARQNAKLEYDRIMEQAEVLMKQARSLQARLDATEMVHSAKFSFNPLHGKTYHLYFDSRIGTNVLIQNGPDQWSCGIPDAWTYSMAVKKLGDSTWAIVEEEEAVSSTLAVR
- a CDS encoding DUF3833 domain-containing protein, which translates into the protein MSKIYFVKKYLAIYLIAFGLLGCSSPSVNQYAQETPKLDLSEYFNGTIDAYGIFTDRSGEVKKRFSVLLVAKWSVVNGKKTGILDESFEYSDGTKQKRIWTLVETAPGKYIGTADDVIGEALGESAGNALNWAYTLALPVDNSIYHVQFNDWMYLVTPKVMINKAQMSKFGINLGEVTLSFYKR